A stretch of the Actinotalea sp. JY-7876 genome encodes the following:
- a CDS encoding ParA family protein, whose protein sequence is MQSIPDGDESTPLAAQLAVDARRRIDLSGRRFERPTTTRVLTVANQKGGVGKTTTTVNLAAALAQAGAYVLVIDNDPQGNASTALGVDHRAGTPSTYEVLVEDEDLAAVVQQSSRIPRLLCAPATIDLSGAEIELVSLVARETRLRNAIDVYLRHRSETGADRLDYVFIDCPPSLGLLTVNAFVAAREVLIPIQCEYYALEGLSQLLKNVQLIKNHLNPALHVSTILLTMYDARTNLAQQVAAEVREHFPAQTLRTTVPRTVRISEAPSHGQTVMTYDPGSTGALSYLAAARELAERGAPRVPVPAENPAATTYLEEN, encoded by the coding sequence ATGCAGTCGATCCCGGACGGCGACGAGTCGACGCCACTCGCGGCGCAGCTCGCCGTCGACGCCCGCCGGCGGATCGACCTGTCCGGACGCCGGTTCGAGCGCCCGACGACGACCCGGGTCCTCACCGTGGCGAACCAGAAGGGTGGCGTCGGCAAGACGACCACCACGGTGAACCTCGCCGCGGCCCTGGCGCAGGCCGGGGCGTACGTGCTCGTCATCGACAACGACCCCCAGGGCAACGCGTCGACCGCCCTCGGGGTCGACCACCGCGCCGGCACGCCGTCGACGTACGAGGTGCTCGTCGAGGACGAGGACCTGGCCGCCGTGGTCCAGCAGTCCTCGCGGATCCCACGCCTCCTGTGCGCTCCCGCGACGATCGACCTGTCCGGGGCCGAGATCGAGCTCGTCTCGCTGGTCGCCCGGGAGACCCGGCTCCGGAACGCGATCGACGTGTACCTCCGGCACCGGAGCGAGACCGGCGCGGACCGCCTGGACTACGTGTTCATCGACTGCCCGCCGAGTCTGGGCCTGCTGACGGTGAACGCCTTCGTCGCCGCGCGCGAGGTGCTGATCCCCATCCAGTGCGAGTACTACGCGCTCGAGGGCCTCAGCCAGCTCCTCAAGAACGTCCAGCTCATCAAGAACCACCTCAACCCTGCGCTGCACGTGTCGACGATCCTTCTGACGATGTACGACGCCCGGACCAATCTCGCCCAGCAGGTCGCGGCCGAGGTGCGGGAGCACTTCCCGGCGCAGACGCTGCGGACGACGGTGCCCAGGACGGTCCGCATCTCGGAGGCACCGAGCCACGGCCAGACCGTCATGACGTACGACCCCGGTTCGACCGGCGCGCTCTCCTACCTCGCCGCCGCGCGCGAGCTGGCCGAGCGTGGCGCACCGCGCGTGCCCGTTCCCGCAGAGAACCCCGCTGCGACGACCTACCTCGAGGAGAACTGA
- the rsmG gene encoding 16S rRNA (guanine(527)-N(7))-methyltransferase RsmG: protein MLDEVLGAGRPTVEAFHDLLAAEGVRRGLIGPREVARLWRRHLLNSAAVAPLLPATGTLVDVGSGAGLPGIVLAALRPDLRVVLLEPMLRRTTWLSEVRDSLGLSNVEVVRGRAEEQHGVISADAVTARAVAPMDRLARWTLPLLRPGGVLLAMKGEHAVEELAAAGAVIDALGGGERLVVDVSPGGEVTRVVRVVRATVPVPAPKRRGRGRS, encoded by the coding sequence TTGCTGGACGAGGTCCTCGGTGCCGGGCGCCCGACGGTCGAGGCGTTCCACGACCTGCTCGCGGCGGAAGGCGTGCGCCGCGGGCTCATCGGCCCGCGTGAGGTGGCCCGGCTGTGGCGGCGCCACCTCCTCAACTCCGCCGCGGTCGCGCCGTTGCTTCCCGCGACCGGGACGCTGGTCGACGTCGGGTCCGGCGCCGGTCTGCCCGGGATCGTCCTGGCGGCGCTCCGGCCGGACCTTCGGGTGGTGCTGCTCGAGCCCATGCTGCGTCGGACCACGTGGCTCAGCGAGGTGCGCGACTCGCTCGGCCTGTCCAACGTGGAGGTCGTCCGGGGCCGGGCCGAGGAGCAGCACGGCGTCATCTCCGCGGACGCGGTGACGGCGCGCGCCGTGGCGCCCATGGACAGGCTGGCCCGGTGGACCCTGCCGCTGCTGCGTCCCGGTGGCGTGCTGCTGGCGATGAAGGGCGAGCACGCGGTCGAGGAGCTGGCCGCCGCCGGCGCCGTCATCGACGCGCTCGGGGGTGGCGAGCGATTGGTGGTCGACGTGTCGCCGGGCGGGGAGGTGACGCGGGTCGTGCGTGTGGTGCGGGCGACCGTACCGGTGCCGGCCCCGAAGCGACGGGGCCGGGGCCGGTCCTGA